tatattgtattaATTCTGTGACTCTGTTGTGGGAAAGTTTTAGCAGTTATTCATTTTGAAacttgactttttattttatccagattttttttattgctagACTACCAACTTTTGAGTGATTGATAATATAACAAATTAAGTTGTAATATTTTCAATAGATCTTAATCTTGATAGAGATTGAGATGATAACCTTTGCTAGTAAATTTCTGGGTGTTTGTAATCACAggatatttttaataaaaatggtTTCATGACATGGAAAGTAGCCATTGTTTTGTATATTTGAGGGAGAATGCTGCCAGTGCAACAAATCATAAGAGAGGGATCATTTAGCAAGAGAAGAGCCCCGCTCTGTGTCCTCGATATGCTGAAGACATTTCCTTCTTAAAGGAAAGCCAGTCTTTTAGTATTTTGAAACTCaaaatctttttcttctcctctgccttATGCCAGTGGATCTCAAGGTTTTTGGTGCAGCGacagtcagtctgtgtttcaCGTCACTTTACACTCGCTGTACCACCCTTTGCAGTTGGCATGAATATATATCACATCAGctgagtgtttgtgcatgtgttattACACCACAAGATACAAATAAAGCTGGAATTATGGCTCCCCAAAGATACACATTAGCATCCTTATGGGTCTATGTGGAGAAGGGTGTTATGGGTGACCACTGAATGTAGGGGCACACCTCCTGAATCTTGGCGGTCAGTATTCTCCAACCTTATGACAGGCATTTactcattaaaacatttttcctaCTGCCTTTAGTGGTCCAAAACTCCTCAGGGTAACGTTAACTTTGCAGCTAACCAATGCGCCTTAAGAATTTCAAGTGAGACTATCTTAGACAAGTTAGGTCAATAAAAAACTCAAGAAACATCTGTTGGATAAGACTACTGTATTTATTAGATTTCTTGCACAAACCTAAAAGCACTGCGTGTGCAGGATCACGCATAAGAGATGACAGTGAGGGAcaaaacacaagacagacacTGAAGTTAAGTAGAAGTTATTCTTGCTGTTTAAGGTGCCACTGCTGCAGGCTGGAGTGAAgatatacaaataaataaaccagaatAGAGAAGAAGACATAAATACAGTGAGCGACCTGCTAGTCTATGATACAAAGAGtttgcataaaataaaaatggtgCTGCAATGTTTTCCATGTTAGTTCTGGTTAATTCAGCTTTAAAAGCTttgtcagctcagtgtgagagtagctgttgtgtgtgtgtgtgtgcatatgtggcACAGACCACTTATCCATCTCAGTGTCTTGAAGTGGAGTGTTGAACAAGAGAAGTCAGAGTGATTTTTGTTTGTGCCTTACTTGCTGTTGATGCTTTGCCATTGttcttgtttttatatgtgCACTAACTTTGCAGCTTTTACAACAGAATACTCAAACTTAACTCTAGCTTTGCTGCCCCAACTAGTTGAATTGAAGCTACTTTAGAATTTATGATAATTTGGCATCTGTGTTGTCCTTATTCCATCTTGTGTTCAGGAGTGTCTGTCTAGTGGTTTGTTCAGGGTCTTTCTGCTCGGTTGTTTTGGTCTTGTCTGGACTGGTCTTACACTCTGCAGGTGTGAATAGTGACTGTGTTCTTGCACTGCTGGCAGCGGACTGAGCAGCACCAGGAAAACTTGCAGGAGCAGCGCTGTACCACCTCAGCCCGGCCTGCTCTGTATCCTGGCCCGCAACACACCAGCTCGCATCCATCTGGAGCCAGCCGAGAGGTTCCTGGGATTGTGTTTCAGAAGACAGCAATGTCACTTTCAGTACTTTGATTGATAAGTTTGGTTTATCTCGATTGTTTTTCTCTGATACAGTCTTGCGATTTATCTTACCGTTACATCTCCTACCGGCAGTCCCGGGGATCCCGTTGTCAGGGTCGAGGTTGCAGAAATCTGGAGAGGGCGCAAGGTACACAAGGTCTCTGGCAGCAGGGGGTTTGACCTGGGGGTCACGGGGGAGCAGGGCTGTCCTGGATCCTATACGAGTCAGGCGGACctaagaggaggaggaagatgttGAAAATCAGAGTGTGgaatttttttaagttttagtAAGCTAAGCTAAGGAAGATGAAACAAGCAGAAGGTGTATTCTGATACCTCCGTGGCTCCATCAAAGCGTTCCTTCAACACAACGCCGACTCGCCTGAACGGCGGCATGACCTTCCAGCAAGTCCTCAACTCACAGGAGCCAGAGACACCATGACACTTACACTCTACCTGCATGTTGTGAAGGATGGCCTGAAGACAACAGGATATAAAGGATCAGACTGTCACCATATTCTCACAGACCACAGAGCTGGAAATTGAGAAGTTGTAAAAGAGTGCTACAGTCAACCTTTCGACCAGCCTCGTTGTTATGGAGATTCATGAGCGGTCGCCCTGCTGACATCCCCTTGGCTCGTTCTGGTTCATCTACAAATGTCTGGGAGAAAGCCACACCATAGGACAGGTTGTCACTGCAACCAGACCACTGGAAAcctgagagaagacagagagaatacTGTGGATTATTCGAGCCTTGTAACTATTTCACTTTATGTTTTTAAGTTGAAAACGAATGGCTGTTGAATGGAAGATCCACATGGGATCACGTAAGGCAGAACCACTGCTGATGGGAAAATACCTGCTATGATATCACTGGTATGTCCAGGGTCTGGACATATGTAAATTTCAACTGGCAGAAAACACTGGAACAGTCTTATGCTCTGTGTGACTCAGTGTGGATTTACCCGTTACATTTTCATGCAACAGAATCCAAGCTCACCCTCGGGGCTGATCCCCCTGACCTTCCTGTCACAGCCACACCTCTCCAGCTCCCCACGGGTGCAGGCTCGGGTCACAGCCACCGCCACAGCTGCTGACGACAAAGCGTGCACAAAGGCCGCCTCACGAGTGCCTGAATTCAAAGTAGAGCACAGGATGCagaaatttttattttgaagtgcaTATGAGAGTTGGTCagtctttatatatatatatatatgtatatatatatatatatatatatatatatttttttttttctcatcaggTAATTCTGCGTGCTCTGAGTGTACCTTGGTTCATGACTCTGCCAAATACATTGATCCCACGTGGGGTGGTGGAACAGTTCCAACGGCGATTCCTGAACTGATGCTGGCACTGAGTTAGACAGTGACATGtacacatcaacacactgataataatctattaCAAAACTGCTGCAAAACAAATAATGATCACATAATGATGATGTTTGCAAGTCATGATCCCTGAGACTGTGTGCTCTCTGGCCTTACCTCTTCTATGACCATCTCTGCTGCCTTGCGTACGGACTCCATGACCTCCCCCCGTGCCCTGCACACCCCCACCTGCCCCGGGGTCAGCCCCCTCAGCCGTGCGCATGGGGCAGCACCGGACACGGGCCTGGAGCGAGGCAGCCTCGCCAGGGAGCTGGGGCAGAAAAATGGGGAGTGGTGTGGTGACTCACAGCAGATTTGGAGGGCAAAAAAGGAGGATGCATAATTAaatagagggagggagagaaggaagaagaagagtgcAGAgggtacaaaaaaaaaaggatggagAGGTAACGATCCAGAGAGAGTTTTAGAGAGGACGGAAACAAGGGCAAGACTGGGCgaggaagacagagaaggcACAGTGaaggcaaagagaaagaaaagagaaaaggtcaCCAGgagtgagacaaagaaaagagaggggagcAACTGAAAGAGATTTAGAGACATGTCACCATCTTTTAAAAGTTATAGCATGACAAACAaactccctctttcttttcctccctcgCACGCTAGACTTACAGCCAGTTGGTTGCCATGGTGGGGTGGGTTGCCCATagcaacaggaggaggagtggtgCCGTGAGATTGACAGTGGAGACAGTTGGCATCAGACTGTATATCTGTCTGTCCGTCTCCGTGCGTCAGGCTGGGTCTTTGGACAGCACGCTGCCCGTCTCCACAGTTAAaatggtctgtctgtctgtgtgtgtttggtgtagTGTTGGTTTATGCGTCTGGTCCAGGGTCTGGGGATGATCCCCACATATCTGTTGAAATGACATATTAACAGATTAACAACAAATCCACTGCTGAAATTTCAAATCATCCTGTTTTACGAGACATTTTTAATAATC
The window above is part of the Lates calcarifer isolate ASB-BC8 linkage group LG15, TLL_Latcal_v3, whole genome shotgun sequence genome. Proteins encoded here:
- the wnt4b gene encoding wingless-type MMTV integration site family, member 4b isoform X2, translated to MPTVSTVNLTAPLLLLLLWATHPTMATNWLSLARLPRSRPVSGAAPCARLRGLTPGQVGVCRARGEVMESVRKAAEMVIEECQHQFRNRRWNCSTTPRGINVFGRVMNQGTREAAFVHALSSAAVAVAVTRACTRGELERCGCDRKVRGISPEGFQWSGCSDNLSYGVAFSQTFVDEPERAKGMSAGRPLMNLHNNEAGRKAILHNMQVECKCHGVSGSCELRTCWKVMPPFRRVGVVLKERFDGATEVRLTRIGSRTALLPRDPQVKPPAARDLVYLAPSPDFCNLDPDNGIPGTAGRRCNGKINRKTVSEKNNRDKPNLSIKVLKVTLLSSETQSQEPLGWLQMDASWCVAGQDTEQAGLRWYSAAPASFPGAAQSAASSARTQSLFTPAECKTSPDKTKTTEQKDPEQTTRQTLLNTRWNKDNTDAKLS
- the wnt4b gene encoding wingless-type MMTV integration site family, member 4b isoform X1, which encodes MSLNLFQLLPSLFFVSLLVTFSLFFLFAFTVPSLSSSPSLALVSVLSKTLSGSLPLHPFFFVPSALFFFLLSLPLFNYASSFFALQICCESPHHSPFFCPSSLARLPRSRPVSGAAPCARLRGLTPGQVGVCRARGEVMESVRKAAEMVIEECQHQFRNRRWNCSTTPRGINVFGRVMNQGTREAAFVHALSSAAVAVAVTRACTRGELERCGCDRKVRGISPEGFQWSGCSDNLSYGVAFSQTFVDEPERAKGMSAGRPLMNLHNNEAGRKAILHNMQVECKCHGVSGSCELRTCWKVMPPFRRVGVVLKERFDGATEVRLTRIGSRTALLPRDPQVKPPAARDLVYLAPSPDFCNLDPDNGIPGTAGRRCNGKINRKTVSEKNNRDKPNLSIKVLKVTLLSSETQSQEPLGWLQMDASWCVAGQDTEQAGLRWYSAAPASFPGAAQSAASSARTQSLFTPAECKTSPDKTKTTEQKDPEQTTRQTLLNTRWNKDNTDAKLS
- the wnt4b gene encoding wingless-type MMTV integration site family, member 4b isoform X3 yields the protein MSLNLFQLLPSLFFVSLLVTFSLFFLFAFTVPSLSSSPSLALVSVLSKTLSGSLPLHPFFFVPSALFFFLLSLPLFNYASSFFALQICCESPHHSPFFCPSSLARLPRSRPVSGAAPCARLRGLTPGQVGVCRARGEVMESVRKAAEMVIEECQHQFRNRRWNCSTTPRGINVFGRVMNQGTREAAFVHALSSAAVAVAVTRACTRGELERCGCDRKVRGISPEGFQWSGCSDNLSYGVAFSQTFVDEPERAKGMSAGRPLMNLHNNEAGRKAILHNMQVECKCHGVSGSCELRTCWKVMPPFRRVGVVLKERFDGATEVRLTRIGSRTALLPRDPQVKPPAARDLVYLAPSPDFCNLDPDNGIPGTAGRRCNGTSRLAPDGCELVCCGPGYRAGRAEVVQRCSCKFSWCCSVRCQQCKNTVTIHTCRV
- the wnt4b gene encoding wingless-type MMTV integration site family, member 4b isoform X4 translates to MPTVSTVNLTAPLLLLLLWATHPTMATNWLSLARLPRSRPVSGAAPCARLRGLTPGQVGVCRARGEVMESVRKAAEMVIEECQHQFRNRRWNCSTTPRGINVFGRVMNQGTREAAFVHALSSAAVAVAVTRACTRGELERCGCDRKVRGISPEGFQWSGCSDNLSYGVAFSQTFVDEPERAKGMSAGRPLMNLHNNEAGRKAILHNMQVECKCHGVSGSCELRTCWKVMPPFRRVGVVLKERFDGATEVRLTRIGSRTALLPRDPQVKPPAARDLVYLAPSPDFCNLDPDNGIPGTAGRRCNGTSRLAPDGCELVCCGPGYRAGRAEVVQRCSCKFSWCCSVRCQQCKNTVTIHTCRV